From the genome of Schaalia odontolytica:
CGAAAAGGCCCTAACCCAGGCGGTCGCGGCGGTCGCGGTTCACACGGACCTCGACCACCCGCTGACCGAGGAACGCGAAGACACCAATCGCGTGGCCATCCTGGTCGTGGCATCGGATCGCGGTATGGCCGGAGCATACTCGGCGACCATCCTGCGCGAATCGGAGAAGCTCATCGCGGACCTGCGTGAGGACGGCTACGAGCCCGTTGTCTACACCTTTGGTCGCAGGGCCTCGGCGTACTTCCGCTTCCGCGGCGTTGACATCGAACGCGAGTGGGAAGGGGAGTCGGATTCTCCGTCTGCCGAGACCGCGCGTGAGATGGCGAACGTGCTGCTCGAACGTTTCTTGGACAAGGACCCCGATACGGGTGTCGGCGCCCTGCACCTCGTGTACACGCGCTTCAAGACCGTCATGAGCCAGGTCCCCGAGGTGCGCCAGATGCTGCCGCTGACGGTTGTGGACGCCCCCGAATCGGACGAGGAGCGTGCCACCGAACGCGGCTTCGCGGACGATCCGTCCTTGGCCCAGCCGGAGTACGAGTTCATTCCTTCTGCGGAAGCTGTTCTGGACACGCTTCTTCCCCTGTACGTGGAGGCGCGTATCCACAACGTGCTCCTTCAGTCGGCAGCGTCCGAGCTTGCATCGCGCCAGCGCGCCATGCACACCGCGACGGACAACGCGAACGAGCTCATCACCAAGTACACGCGTCTGGCGAACTCGGCCCGCCAGGCGGAAATTACCCAGGAAATCACCGAAATCGTGGGCGGGGCCGACGCTCTTAACGCGAGCTAAGCCCTTCGAGACACGGAGTAACACCATGACTGATACACATGCAATCGCCGAGGGACGCGTCGCACGCGTCGTCGGCCCTGTCGTCGATGTCGAGTTTCCCCCGGACCGCATCCCGCCGCTGTACAACGCGCTGACCGTCGAGGTGAACCTCGCGGGCCAGGGTGAGGGCGAGTCGACATTCACGATGACCCTCGAGGTCGCCCAGCACCTCGGTGACAACCTCGTGCGTACCATCGCGCTGAAGCCGACCGACGGCCTCGTGCGTGGCGCCCCCGTCACCGACACCGGCGCCCCGATCACCGTCCCCGTCGGCGACGTCACCAAGGGCCACGTGTTCAACGTGACCGGCGACGTGCTGAACCTCGAAGAGGGCGAGACCCTCGAGGTCACCGAGCGCTGGCCGATCCACCGCCAGCCCCCGGCCTTCGACCAGCTCGAGGCGCGCACTAAGATGTTCGAAACCGGCATCAAGGTCATCGACCTGCTGACCCCCTACGTGCAGGGTGGCAAGATCGGCCTCTTCGGTGGTGCGGGCGTCGGCAAGACCGTCCTCATCCAGGAGATGATCCAGCGCGTGGCCCAGGACCACGGCGGCGTCTCGGTGTTCGCCGGCGTTGGCGAGCGTACCCGTGAGGGCAACGACCTCATTGGCGAAATGGAAGAGGCGGGCGTCTTCGACAAGACCGCCCTCGTCTTCGGCCAGATGGACGAGCCGCCGGGCACGCGTCTGCGCATCGCCCTGACGGGCCTAACCATGGCGGAGTACTTCCGCGATGTTCAGCACCAGGACGTCCTCCTGTTCATCGACAACATCTTCCGCTTTACCCAGGCGGGCTCCGAGGTCTCCACGCTGCTGGGCCGCATGCCCTCGGCCGTGGGCTACCAGCCCAACCTGGCTGACGAGATGGGTCTGCTCCAGGAGCGCATTACGTCGGCCGGCGGCCACTCGATCACCTCGCTGCAGGCGATCTACGTTCCCGCCGACGACTACACCGACCCGGCTCCGGCGACGACCTTCGCTCACCTGGATGCGACGACCGAGCTCTCCCGTGAGATCGCGGCCAAGGGTATTTACCCCGCCGTGGATCCGCTGGCCTCGACCTCGCGTATCCTCGACCCGGCCCTCGTCGGCCGCGAGCACTACGACGTCGCCACGCACGTCAAGGCCATCCTGCAGAAGAACAAGGAACTGCAGGACATCATCGCCATCCTCGGCGTCGACGAGCTGAGCGAGGACGACAAGGTCACCGTCGCGCGTGCTCGTCGCATCGAGCAGTTCCTGTCGCAGAACATGTACATGGCCGAGAAGTTCACGGGCGTGCCCGGCTCGACCGTGCCGCTGTCGGAGACCATCGAGGCGTTCAAGCGTATCGCCGAGGGCTACTACGACGATGTCCCGGAGCAGGCGTTCTACAACTGCGGTGGTATCGACGACCTGGAGCGCAACGCTCACGAGCTGGCCAAGGAAGCCTGATGGCATCGGGCAAGTCCTTGCAGGTCGAGGTCGTCTCCCACGAGGGACGCCTGTGGCACGGCGCGGCTGCGTCCGTCCAGTTTCCGACGGTCGACGGAAGCCTCGGTGTGCTGCCAGGCCGTCAGCCGCTCCTCGCTCAGCTGAGCGAGGGAACTGTGACGGTGTCGCGCGCGGACGAGGTCGTGTCCTTCCAGGTCACTGGGGGATTCGCCTCAGTCGACTCGGATTTCGTCACGGTCGTGGCCGACCACGCTACAGTGGCAGAACAGTAATTCGACGCAACGCGAGGAGGACCTCATGAGCCTGATGACGATTGTGATCTGGTGTGCGGTTCTCCTCGCGTGCGTGGGGGCGATCCTGTGGGCGTACATGAATGTGCGCGCCCGCAGGATCGTTTCGCGTTTGGGCGCGTTCCGCTGTTGGTCGCGCCCGGACGTTCATTCGGGATGGACGGCCGGCATCGGCGTGTACGGCGTCGAGGAGCTGTCCTGGTATCGGCTGGTGGGACTGACCTTCAAGCCGGTGTATTCGATCCCGCGTCGGGGCATGGAGGTTTCGGCTCCGATCGCGCACTCGGCTGACGGATCTGTCGTTGAAGTGCGCCTGGCGTACGGTGACCATCGTTACGAGGTGGCCGTAGAACGCTTGACATATAACGGATTGGTCTCCTGGGTGGAGTCCGGTCCTCCGCGCCTCGTGTGAGCAGGATTGGTAAGCTCACGGGGTGCGTATTGTTATTGCTACCTGCACCGTTGATTATTCCGGTCGTCTGAGCGCCCACCTGGACCCCGCCAAGCGCGTCATCATGCTCAAAGGTGACGGCTCGGTCCTCATCCATTCCGAGGGCGGTTCCTACAAGCCGCTCAACTGGATGACGGCACCCTGTACGGTCTCCATGGGGGAACCCGGCGAGGACGAGGAGGGTGTCGAGCAGGTCTGGACGGTTCAGGCCGACAAGACTGACGACAAGCTGATCATCCGCATCCACGAGATCATCGCGGATGTCACCGAGGACCTGGGCGTCGACCCCGGCCTCGTCAAGGACGGCGTTGAGGCGCACCTGCAGGAGCTTCTCGCGGAGCAGGTGCCCCAGATCCTCGGTGAGGGTTGGGAGCTGGTGCGCCGCGAGTTCCCCACGCCCGTGGGCCCGGTGGACCTCATGGTGCGCGACGCCGACGGCAACCACGTGGCGATCGAGGTGAAGCGCCGGGGCGGCATCGATGGCGTTGAGCAGCTGACGCGCTACCTGTCGCTGCTGGGGCGCGATGCGCTTCTGGGCGACGTGACCGGTATTTTCGCAGCCCAGGAGATCACCAAGCAGGCTCGTACCCTCGCCGAGGATCGCGGTATCCGCTGCGTGGTTCTCGACTACGACGCGATGCGCGGGGTTGATGACCCCGAGTCTCGACTTTTCTGATGGAGACATCCCGTCGGGTGAGCCTGGGGAGAATCATCGCCCAAGGACTCGTCCCTGCGACCGTGGCGCGCTCGCCGCTGGACGCCGTGGAGAATCTGCTGGCACTGCAAGGCCAACAGGCGAGCGCGATCCCGTGGGCGATCGGTGTGCGCTGCACGGGTGTGTCGCGCGCTCGCGTCGAGGAGTCCTTCGCGCGCGGTGAGCTGGTTCGATCCTGGCCGATGCGCGGCACCATTCACGTGACGAGCGCCCGTGACCACCACTGGCTGCGCCGACTGCTGCGTCACCGCCGTGCGGCGTGGGAACGCCAGGCGTCTTCTCTGGGCCTCACTGATGCTCTCGTCGAGCGTGCGGCGCAGGTTGCGTGTGACCTACTGGAGACCTCACCCCAGGGAGTGAGCCGCGCCGAGCTTGTCGCGGCGTGGGGAAGTAGTGGGATCGATACAGTGACGGTTTCTTCCGCACAGGAAGGGCTACGGCGCCGCCACCTCATCATGCGCCTCCATTTGGATGGTGTGCTCACCGCTGGTCCTGTGTGCGCGGGTGAACACCGGATCATTGACGCGCGTTCACTTCCGGCTGCCCCCGGGGTTGCGAAAGGGGAGGCTGGGCACGAAGAAGCCCTCGCGGTCCTGGCAGCGCGTTACGCCTGGGGGCACGGTCCCATCGACGAGGCGGACCTGGCTAGGTGGACCGGGTTGACTCTCACCGAAGCGCGTCGGGCGATGGCTGGGGCGCGCGTGGCGGGGAAAAATATCGGCCTGCCCATCGCGGAGTTTGAAGGTGGCCTGGCTCGCGCTGACCTTGCTGACCTCGTGGAAGCCTTCAGCGACGAGGCCGAGGCGATGCTCGCGCTGCCCTCATTCGATGAGCTGCATGTCGGTTATAAGGACCGTTCCTGTCTGACGGACGAGGCAGGCGAGGCTTTGATCTGCCCTGCGAAGAACGGGATGTTCCGTCCGATTGCTGTCGCAGGTGGACGCGTGGTTGCTGTGCGCGCCCCCGGCAGCCAGGTTGTGACTGCCGACGGCTGCGGGACCTATGAGGAATCGGCGCGACGGGCGTTCGGAGACTGGGAGAAATGGTTGTCCGAGACGCAGCAGTGAAGTGTCATGTGTGCCACAATTAGTGCATGACTACTTCTGTGTTGCGTGGCCGTCTGGTTCTGGAAGATACCGTCGTTGAGGACGGAATCATCGAGTTCGACGGCGCGACTATTACCCGTGTGTGTCCCGTTTCCGAATACGAGGGCGAGGCGCCCGAGGCCAGCGATGCGACCTACCTGCCCGGCCTCGTCGATGTGCACTGCCACGGCGGCGGCGGAGAGTCCTTCCCCAACGCCGAGACCGCCGAGGCTGCTCTCGTTGCTGTCCTTGAGCATCGCCGTCACGGCACGACCTCCCTGGTCGCATCCTGCGTGACCGCCTCCGCCGAGGTGCTGCGTGCGCGTGCGAAGACCCTGGCTGAGCTGGCGAAGGCCGACGAGCTTGCCGGTATCCACTTCGAGGGCCCCTTCGTCTCCCACGAGCGCTGCGGCGCCCAGGACCCGACGTACATCGTCGATCCCGACGCTGACCTGACGCGCACCCTCATCGAGGACTGCCAGGGATACGCACTGTCCATGACGCTGGCCCCCGAGAAGCCGAATGCCTACGGCCCCGGCTCGGTCGCCGAGGCCCTCATCGACGGGGGAGCGGTGCCGTCCTGGGGACACACTGACTCCAACTCCGTGAAGGCTCGCGAGGCCCTGGCCTACTCGCGCGAGCGTTTCGCCCAGGTGGAGACCAAGCGCGGCCCGCGTGCGACGATCACCCACCTGTTCAACGGCATGCGCCCGCTGCACCACCGTGACACCGGCCCGATTGCCGAGTTCCTCTCGGATGCCGCGCGCGGCGGTGCTGTCGCCGAGCTGATATGCGACTCCGTCCACGTCGATCCGTCGCTCGTTCGCGACGTGTACGAACTGGTCGGCCGCGAGCACGTCGTTCTCATCACCGATGCGATGGCGGCCGCCGGCATGGCCGATGGCGAATACACGCTCGGCCCCCAGGACGTCATCGTGAAGGACGGCGTCGCTCGCCTGGCTCACGGCAACTCCATCGCGGGCGGCACGGCGCACCTCATGGACTGCGTGCGCGTAGCCGTCACCAAGGGCGGGATCCCGCTCGTTGACGCCGTGTACATGGCCTCAGCTCAGGGAGCCACGATTCTCGGCGACGATACGATCGGCTCGCTGGCGGCCGGAAAGAAGGCCGACATCGTCGAGGTCGACTCTGACCTCGTCGTGCGCCGCGTCTGGCGACGTGGCACTGTGGTTGCGTGAGAGGCAAACGAAGCAAGAAACGACCGTGGGGCGAGGCGCGTCCATTGCAGATGGACCGCCTCGCCTCCGTGCCGCGTACGGAACGCGGCCCTGACGGGGGCGATTATCAGGTGCGCCGCCTGCCCGGTTCGGCGAAGGAATACACCTGCCCGGCCTGCTTGCGCCCGATTCCCGTGGGCAGTGCGCACGTGGTTGCGTGGCCCGAAGAAGCGCCGTTTGGCCTGCCCCAGGGAGTAGAGGGACGCCGTCATTGGCACTCGGAGTGCTGGCGGCGAGGACTGCGTCCCCTGTGACGCGCGGATGTGATGCATCACTGCCCCGCGTGCGAATTCGGCCGTCAACGGGGTTAGCACGTAAAGTGGAGCCTGAAGAATGCCCGCAGTGTGGGTGTTGGACGTGAGGAGCAACCGTGGAACTCTTTAAGCGATACGTGGCGGCATCGTCGATGGGCGTTGTGGCTCTCGTATGCGTGCTCGTCGGGCTGCTCGGTGTGACCGTGCTGCGGCCGCCGACGCATCAGGTCTCGTCGGTCGTGTCTTCGACCGATCTGATCATGACGCGCGGCAACGTGCTGTCGATCGTGAAGGACGACGTGACGGTCACCGCGACGTCGAAGTCGGGTGCACCCGTGACGCTGAGCATCGGCACCACGCAGGACGTCAAGGGCTGGATTGGCGATGCTGCCTACACCGAGGTCATCGGCGTCGAGTCCGACCGCACGAAGCTGAAGGCCGAGTCGCACGATGCGATCGGCCCGTCTCGCGTCCCGTCACCCACCCCGACCCAGCCCGGCGCACAGTCGGGGGCTCAGTCGGGCGTGCAGTCCGGTGCGCAGCCCCTCGCCGAGCCGTCGTCGGCCGACCTCGTGCAGCAGCTCGCCTCCTCCGACATGTGGTTCAAGCAGGCCAGCGGTGAGGGCACCGTGAGCCTGGACCTCGAGAACGTTCCGTCGGGCCGTTCCGCTCTCGCCGCGTCGGCCGCTGGCCCCGACGACCTGACCCTGACGCTGACCTGGAAGGTCGAGCAGACCAACACCCTCGCCATCATCGCGTTCCTTGCCGCCTGTGTCTTCGCGCTGATTGCCCTCGCGCTCTTCCTCACGCGCTGGCAGCTCCTGCGTCTGCGCAAGATTCGCGAGGCCCGCATTGAAGAGCGCCGTAAGGCTGACTCGCTCGAGACCTCCTCGATCAACTCCGCCGCCGTCGCCGAGCGCATTGCCGCCGCCCGCGAGGCTGCCCCGGCTGCCGTCGCGGCCTCTGAGCCGGCAAAGGCCGACGAGCCGTCCGTGGAAGAGTCGGAGCAGCCTGAGGCTGACACCGACGACCAGCCCGCAGACAACGCTCCCACGTGGGGCGCCGCAGCTTTCGCGTCCGGCAAGAACGAGGCCGAGGACGACGAAGCTCCCGTCGCAGAAGCTGACGAGGCCGTGGCTGAGGACAGTGCCGAGACCGAGCCCGCCGATGAGGCCCCCGTGGAGCCCGCCGAGGCCTCGGACGAGAACGCCGAGCAGGCACAGCCTACTGTTGACGCCTCCGAGGAGTACGTCCCGGACCCGCTGACCGATACCTTTGAGCGCCGCGGTCGCCACGGCCTCGATAATGGTCCGATCGACCAGGATCCGCCGGAGCGCGCCACGACCGACACCGGCGTCATCGACCTGTCCGGTATTCGCGGTGGTCGCACGCTGCCGTCGCGCCGCGCGCTGCGCGAAGCCCGCAACAACGGTGAGCAGGTCGTCGTGGTCGACGGCCAGGAATTCAACACGGGCCTGATCCCGGTGACGCGTCCGCGCGCTGCCGAGCAGGCTCCCGCGCCGACGTCGGCACCCGATGATGACGCGTCCTCGACGGGCGGCTGGACCT
Proteins encoded in this window:
- a CDS encoding F0F1 ATP synthase subunit gamma encodes the protein MGGQQRIYKQRIASTTTLAKVFRAMEMIAASRIGAARRAATEAGPYEKALTQAVAAVAVHTDLDHPLTEEREDTNRVAILVVASDRGMAGAYSATILRESEKLIADLREDGYEPVVYTFGRRASAYFRFRGVDIEREWEGESDSPSAETAREMANVLLERFLDKDPDTGVGALHLVYTRFKTVMSQVPEVRQMLPLTVVDAPESDEERATERGFADDPSLAQPEYEFIPSAEAVLDTLLPLYVEARIHNVLLQSAASELASRQRAMHTATDNANELITKYTRLANSARQAEITQEITEIVGGADALNAS
- the atpD gene encoding F0F1 ATP synthase subunit beta, which encodes MTDTHAIAEGRVARVVGPVVDVEFPPDRIPPLYNALTVEVNLAGQGEGESTFTMTLEVAQHLGDNLVRTIALKPTDGLVRGAPVTDTGAPITVPVGDVTKGHVFNVTGDVLNLEEGETLEVTERWPIHRQPPAFDQLEARTKMFETGIKVIDLLTPYVQGGKIGLFGGAGVGKTVLIQEMIQRVAQDHGGVSVFAGVGERTREGNDLIGEMEEAGVFDKTALVFGQMDEPPGTRLRIALTGLTMAEYFRDVQHQDVLLFIDNIFRFTQAGSEVSTLLGRMPSAVGYQPNLADEMGLLQERITSAGGHSITSLQAIYVPADDYTDPAPATTFAHLDATTELSREIAAKGIYPAVDPLASTSRILDPALVGREHYDVATHVKAILQKNKELQDIIAILGVDELSEDDKVTVARARRIEQFLSQNMYMAEKFTGVPGSTVPLSETIEAFKRIAEGYYDDVPEQAFYNCGGIDDLERNAHELAKEA
- a CDS encoding F0F1 ATP synthase subunit epsilon; the protein is MASGKSLQVEVVSHEGRLWHGAAASVQFPTVDGSLGVLPGRQPLLAQLSEGTVTVSRADEVVSFQVTGGFASVDSDFVTVVADHATVAEQ
- a CDS encoding DUF2550 family protein; amino-acid sequence: MSLMTIVIWCAVLLACVGAILWAYMNVRARRIVSRLGAFRCWSRPDVHSGWTAGIGVYGVEELSWYRLVGLTFKPVYSIPRRGMEVSAPIAHSADGSVVEVRLAYGDHRYEVAVERLTYNGLVSWVESGPPRLV
- the nucS gene encoding endonuclease NucS, which translates into the protein MRIVIATCTVDYSGRLSAHLDPAKRVIMLKGDGSVLIHSEGGSYKPLNWMTAPCTVSMGEPGEDEEGVEQVWTVQADKTDDKLIIRIHEIIADVTEDLGVDPGLVKDGVEAHLQELLAEQVPQILGEGWELVRREFPTPVGPVDLMVRDADGNHVAIEVKRRGGIDGVEQLTRYLSLLGRDALLGDVTGIFAAQEITKQARTLAEDRGIRCVVLDYDAMRGVDDPESRLF
- a CDS encoding DNA glycosylase AlkZ-like family protein produces the protein METSRRVSLGRIIAQGLVPATVARSPLDAVENLLALQGQQASAIPWAIGVRCTGVSRARVEESFARGELVRSWPMRGTIHVTSARDHHWLRRLLRHRRAAWERQASSLGLTDALVERAAQVACDLLETSPQGVSRAELVAAWGSSGIDTVTVSSAQEGLRRRHLIMRLHLDGVLTAGPVCAGEHRIIDARSLPAAPGVAKGEAGHEEALAVLAARYAWGHGPIDEADLARWTGLTLTEARRAMAGARVAGKNIGLPIAEFEGGLARADLADLVEAFSDEAEAMLALPSFDELHVGYKDRSCLTDEAGEALICPAKNGMFRPIAVAGGRVVAVRAPGSQVVTADGCGTYEESARRAFGDWEKWLSETQQ
- a CDS encoding N-acetylglucosamine-6-phosphate deacetylase codes for the protein MTTSVLRGRLVLEDTVVEDGIIEFDGATITRVCPVSEYEGEAPEASDATYLPGLVDVHCHGGGGESFPNAETAEAALVAVLEHRRHGTTSLVASCVTASAEVLRARAKTLAELAKADELAGIHFEGPFVSHERCGAQDPTYIVDPDADLTRTLIEDCQGYALSMTLAPEKPNAYGPGSVAEALIDGGAVPSWGHTDSNSVKAREALAYSRERFAQVETKRGPRATITHLFNGMRPLHHRDTGPIAEFLSDAARGGAVAELICDSVHVDPSLVRDVYELVGREHVVLITDAMAAAGMADGEYTLGPQDVIVKDGVARLAHGNSIAGGTAHLMDCVRVAVTKGGIPLVDAVYMASAQGATILGDDTIGSLAAGKKADIVEVDSDLVVRRVWRRGTVVA